GGTCGCCGATCTCGACGCGGCCGCGGCCTTCGAGAATCACATACCGCTCGGTGGTGCCCGACAACCGATGCCAGCGGGTGGTCACGCCGGGCTCGACGCGTGCCCGGGCGATGGAGACATCCGGATCGTCGGACGTATTGGACAGCTCGTTGATGTAGCACTGCTCGGATGTATGGAACTCCAAACTCGGATCAAATTTTTTGATTTGTTCTTTCATTCCCAAATACGGTTAATCAGTAGAATCGCACAATAAACTTACTTAAGCGATATCCCACTTCTGCATTTCTGCATTCCATACGTAACCATATTCACGCTTAATAGTTTTCCCAAATAGCCTATAACTGTAGCCGACCCTAAAATTATATTTAGCTAGATTATCGACTACGTGTTTAGGGATCCCATTGGACATAAAATATCGCATTGTTGGAAAATCCCTAACTC
Above is a genomic segment from Gammaproteobacteria bacterium containing:
- a CDS encoding cupin domain-containing protein, with protein sequence MKEQIKKFDPSLEFHTSEQCYINELSNTSDDPDVSIARARVEPGVTTRWHRLSGTTERYVILEGRGRVEIGDLPPQEVGPGDVVLIPPACRQRIANVGESDLIFLAVCSPRFRPEAYEDIDTTPPDEPAAG